ttgggcatgctttcgtccgaccatattttacaaagaagctgatgcatgttccttatcagttcttcgccgccgtgtttgaatagctcggccggcaatccatgggcccccgccgctttgttgttctttagatgggtaattgctattcgaacttcttcatggtcgggcaatggaacgtctggaTGCAGCCATCGTCATCGATTCGGCAGTCGGAgaagctggagaagtgttccccccataattttagtatgctttgggcatccaTCACTATATTATCTTTGGggcttctacaagagtatgctcccgTCTTGAAACCtgctgttagtcgccgcattttgccgttgaattttcgagcattaccctagTCGGCATttcttcagctctcggtatctattccatcccgaacgtgttgtggtcgatcgcaacgttgcgaggtaggcagcctgttttctctccgctctcctcgtcgtaccagctgtacTTTTGCGTCTTCCGAAAACAAATGGTttcagttgcagctgtacgtaaggagtttgaaatgccgtcccacagttcccttataccgagttgttgaggagtgctctcagagagcaggagtgcaagtcgagtagaaaatcgttcggctgtctattgtgattgcagcttctcgacgtcgaattTTCCTTGTGTATCTTGGCTAGTCAACATTAGGACCACAcggcgtacgcacatctaaaacactggagacgtgtcttccatctatcacaacaggatcgatttggttggtggtttttcgatccagagacagccaggtggattaatgaattttcttatgctggaatctggtactaccggtaattatatttctttacccaccctggcctTAGAGTCGCCAAGCAGGATTTTGATACCATGGCGGGAGCACGTCTCATAAGTGCGCTTCAAGCGCACATAGAAGgcgtctttggtcacatcgtccttctcttccgtcaggACGTCGAAGGGAAtcgcacgattttgatatcgtggagGCGCAGCTCTCAttggtgcgctccaagcgctcatagaaggcatctttagtcacatcgtcccgatcttccgtcggggcgatatgttgaagaacttcgctttgatgcggattgcggctagacgttcatctacCGGAGTGAATAACAGTACTCGGCGAGGGAggctctctcccaccacgaatcccactccaaatttacgctcctttatatggccactgtagtattgccacaagaacctactcgcctcagtccatgtgccgtccatcgcatttcttggactgtggtgatgtcagccttcgcTCTAATGAGGACATctaccagctgggcagcggcaccttcttaactaagggaccggacatttcaggagcatgcccttaaatcgtagtcctcgtttcgtttgccatggtcgtcatcaaaagagggtctctcttccgaggctgttttgtcTTTTCCATTGGTACTGTTTTTCACGTGACGGGTCTCAAACCAATCATCCTTATCCCATTTGGGGATATTtgctcaccctggcgttaaagtcgtcaagcacGGTTTtgcatcgtggcgggggcaactctcataagtgcgttccaagggCTCATAGAAttcatctttggtcacatcgtccttctcttccgtcggggcgtgggtgcagatcagcgatatgttgaagaacctcgctttgatgcggattgtggctagacgttcattcaccggagtgaatgatagtactcgacgACGGAGCCTCTCTCcaaccacgaatccaacaccaaacttgcgctccttaaTATGGCCACTATattaaatgtcacaaggacctactcatctctgtccttgtcccgtccatcgcatttcttggacggcggtgatgtcagcctttattttcgcgaggacatcaaccagttgGGCAGCGGCAATCAAGGGTCCGAACATCAGGTGCATGccttatatcgtagtccttatttcgtttgccatgttCTCTTTagcaaaaggggggtctctcatccgaggcagttggtaatttttcattgggggtctttttacgtggcgggtcccaaaaccagcgcacaacccttgtagggaatgtttcgccttctcactttagctcgccttcgaacggatgttcttaggctacccagaggatacttggtcaaagaccggaagtagtgagctgcttgagccatgtgtaaaataatcgtttctggccactcccaagtgaatggcgatcagagaactttcctcacttgcgtgaacttctacacatgactccatcctccagccAAACTATTTCTCGTTTATTAACAATTAAATGGATCGTTTTTCAGCAGGATTATATATGTACCGAATTCACTCCTATATCCCACTATTACAATATTCTTACTttgtggtatatatgtataatacaatattttcaatttctgtaaatattttcaagaaaagcAGTGAACATTTTTGATCTAAAAATTGGAAGGTTTTCAATAATGTGTTCGGTTCCAAGCTACAACTTTATGTTAATCATGCTGAAATTAACGAAAACTTCCTAACTTCCGCAACATTTGGCTCCTGTCTGATGTGCGAGAACAGAACGGGTCCACATttactttcgaaaaaaattgtcatCTTCTCATTTCAAAGTAAGTTGgagaattgcaaaaatattgaaataacaaGGTAACTTGTTCGGGCACTGCAGTCGTTATTTTTGATCTATCAGTTGAGTTGGACGGAGGTTATTAACTGATACTAGTGCCAACAATATGTACTAAATTAGCAGAATACTGAAGTAATTGTATGGATGTTatacgaaaatttttattaagaaaatcaaGTGACTGAAAACTTTTGTGTAGTGACATGACATGATAGACAGATGCATGATATTTAGACAGAACGAAATCAAAGCGTCTAATAATGGTACCTTAACCCAAAAAACAAAGCTTTACTATTTATCTAGCTTCACTTTTATTAagaatgctttttattttatatctgtGAGAGTCCGTTTAAAAAGAATGGACGTGCTGACGACAAGCTACGTCCAGGGCGGCCATCAATTGATGATTAACACGTCAGAATTGGTTCATGAAAATTGGTGATTAAGACTCAAAGGTCTTACTGAcattgttggaatatcggaaagatcaatgaaaaccatttCATAAGATCATTTGAGcgaagaaaatttaaagcaCGATGTATACGATCACTACATTCTTTCGAAGAGCAACGTCGCCGAACGTCGTGAAATggctgtgaaacaatgctttctgactaccaggatgtcatgaaacgtattattactgacgataAGTCTTTGATCTATGCTAACGACCCAGTAACAGACGCACAATCGGCCCGATATCGTGAAAAAGGTGAACCAAAGCGGAGAAAAACACTTCGTAGCAAATCAGAATTAGGGTTatgttaacagttttcttcgaaatcgaggtgtggtgcacttcgaATTCCTTTTGACTGGCCAAACTGTCAGCAAGCAATACTCatgtttttgcaccacgatattTTCAACCATTATTGTGCCGCAAATGCAGTATTCCGTGtgatttctggctattcagcaaaagcaaacgaccgctccggggaaaccgtggATCGCTAAGTGCATTAAAGGCTTtaccggaaattgactttaacaactgtttcgacgATTCGGTAAAAACGATGGCACAAATGTAAGGCCAATGGCGATTACTTTAAGGAAGaatatatagattttgaagaataaattaagaaatttaaaattatgaacaaattcTACATTTACTAAGGGAATTATGCTTTCGCTCAGACTAATCGTAAACCAAGCCAGACATTTATTTTTACGATATTATTAGTTATAGATTATATTCAAGTGACTGATATATTTCCGCTTATTAGTATTTCGCACTACTTGCAAAAAAGAATTCAAGCTTCttgtaattaattgtaattgtaattatgTAATCAAAAATGTGTTGTCATAAGTAAGAAGAAGCGCTCCTCTCCCTCGCAATTAATTACAGGGGTATGAAGTGTGTTCATCTGAAAATGTTCATTCATATTCATAATAGAGCGATAAGGTTATTAGTTGGGATTTGCTTTTCCCATATATTGTATAACATATCTAATTAGTTCCATTGAGAAATCTTGCCACCTTCTggaacattatttttattcattcatCGGTATTCTGAAGAGTGTCATGCATAGGACTTATATGTTTAGCTTGGAGTCGGCTTCAAAACTTTAGCATTACTTCAGTTTTTTACTTGAAGCCATTACTGGCATTATCATTGAAAACAGTTATGGAATTAACAAATTTATGTATGGTTTGAGTTAAAATAGCCAAACCTAATAAAAACTATTACAGTGCTCTTATCATTTGGTGCATTTGCAAGTAAATTGGCACCATATGCAAGTTTAGTGAACACAAATCAAAGAAATACGTACAATCAATAAATTAGAATGCACAGCTGAACAATTGCTAAATGCACACTTTATGGCACCCTGCACACAAAAGACAAGCAATTCCTTTAAGTGAGTATATGAACTAGCTTATTGCTATTTACTAACATATCCTCTCGACTAAGTACCAAATGTGTGTAAAGGATTAAAGTTTCtggaattttggtttttatactcttgcaacattttgttacagaacataaaagttttgttcacttaacagttgtatgtatcaccAGAATCTTATCAAGATgcatatggggttatatatgtatgtatacataaatgagCAGGATGATGAGACAAATTGAAATAGGGTGACTGTTTgttcgtctgtccgttcgtTCATGCAAGctataatttgagtaaaaattaagacatCGTAACAAAAAACCAGAACTTATTAACTAATTCTATATGTTCCCacattctatatatgtatacataataattgaaaataatttatttaacaagtACTCTATTAGAGCTATCGATTATTTTTCTTGTGGCACAGATGTCGGAAACTTACGTAGCACACTCGATGGATGTGCCGCACGATTTAAAAGCGGAAGGcgagacaaaaaattcaatatctttggaatggcatgaatgaacaaaaatttgttgTGTCAAATACTTTTCAGTTGATTTTAGCGTGAAGAcacattcaaaattttaattgtttaacaaaaaataatgtaaaatattattacttaaaATAATGGATCGTGAAAAAATATCTACATTTAATCTAGaacgaaaatttttgtttgactttacaaaatttcatcaatttatcGCCAATTTATGGGAaagtaattttacaattttatcgtgcgctaaatttcaaccttcaataactttaacaaaaaacagAGTTTTGAGGAAATATCTATATTACGGGATACGCGTCTAGTGCCCTTCCTATTGAACTGCTacttttcaaaatcggtgattttgcgAAATGGATCACTATACGTGGTTTGGCCCATGttgtattcaaatattttgcgttAAGGAAGTAGTTGTTAACAAATTTATCACCGAGGTGACAGTGCAAATAAAGAGCatctaaaatatattagaattataaacaaacaaactgaGCGGCGTGCATTTAGCGGTTTATGAACTTTCCATATGTGTACTCATGCattattaaaatgcaataaaggAAAAACAGCACGAAAATTTTTAGACATTTtctgtataaataaatacatacaggGAGTAATGTTACAAACGTGCTTGCTTAGAAGCGTCGACACAGAATTCCCAAAAACATTGAGAACTATAATAGGAATACACAAAGCATTTGGCTGAAATAATTTCACTGTTAAAAGCGTCAACAGTTCAAATATCTAAATAGTTCTCTTctaagaaagttctctgattacCATTCAATGCATGAAccgcctcggatgagagaccccttcacctggaatatccggtcccttaattgggaaggtgcagCTGCCCAGCTgattagagtgaaggctgacatcaatGCCGTCCAAggaatgcgatggacgggacaaggactgaggcgagtaggcccttgtggcatttattacagtgaacatataaaggagcgcaagtacggtgtgggattcgtggtgggagagagactcggTGGATGagccacaatccgcaccaaAGCGCGGTTTtttaacatatcgctgatttccGCCCATGCTttgacggaagagaaggacgatgtgaccaaagatgccttctatgagcgcttgaagcGCACCTACGAGTGCTGcctccgccacgatgtcaaaatcgtgcttggcaacTTCAACGCCAAAGCATTTGGCTGAAAAAATTTCACTGTTAAAAGCGTCAACAGTTCAAGTATCTAAAATATTGTTAAGAATAGCCAAACTTCAGCAGAATATAAACTCagaattttatacatacatacatagcaatCACTTATTAAACATGTCAGTGAGTGAAgctatttgtttacatttactcatatttacttatatgcaGCCGTGTCAAAATTTGCGCTTTATGAAATTAACAAAGGTAAGCAAACTGTGATATGAAATTATAGAATATTGAATAATTAAGGACCATATTGACAAGGTTTGCGCATTCACTAGAGTTCTGTGAACCCTGTTTAATAATAACTAAAAGTTTTTAACAGTTCGAAATATCCtggctttaaaatttttttttttataaatctgtttaagaaataaatggagccttatatatatatacttcccAATGCTTTCCAGTATTACCATAAAAGACATAACTACATATTGTAGGAGGAATCGCATTTAATACAAAACAATGCCCTACGTAGCAAAAAAACAGTATTAAATCGTTTTTTAATACCTTATACACATCAGTTGACATGTTTGtatcaaaattatattacaGATCAATTAATCAACTTTTACAATATTACCAAGAGTGAAGGAGtatcacttatatacataactatCTTGCTCATAAAAGTCTACAAACGCACTTATAATGAATCATCTGCCTTGTCCAAGCAATAAAAATGGCTATTTACATAAGTGAGTAACTGCTAAGTAAAAGGGTTAGAACTAAGTGGTCATTATAACACAGTTACGTGTATAGTGTCTATTTTTCTGAactaatttcatatttatattcatgGCTAACTGTTCTAAATTGTTTCACCTTGTCAAGTAACAGGAATTTAAGTGAAGTAAAATGGCTAAGTTAATTGAAAAATAGTTCGTTAGTTCATTTCTACGGATAATAATTTCCTATACTTTCAGTTGTAATAACTCTTTCATTAATGAAATGGAAGCTTTAACAAAAAGACATTTAAAGCGTATGTTGTGAAATGCCAACTTCACTCCATTaaggaagttctgcattgaccgaaacaaatggtagtccgatggtgcatagttagggctatatggtggatgcatcaaaacttcccagccaagcttttccagtttttgccgagtcatcaaaaatgtgtgtggtttagcgttgtcctgatagaAGACGACGCCCTTTCTGTTGCTTCAATCTCATGAGTTGTTAAAGAgtaatgtagaatcaatcgttcctTTCCAACCCCACCAAACACtaagcataacctttcgaggcgtgaATCATAATCCTTTTCGcatattattgtcgtatttgattcacttttcatcttctgttaccattcgcttcagaaatgattcgatttcgTTTCGTTTCAGGAAAGAATCCCGGTCccggtcaatcttttccattatttcatcgactttttcaaccaaAAGTCGACCAGAGCGAAATGCATCTtttacatcgaaatttccagaacggaagcgagcgaaccattgttgtgctatatGAACTGATACAGTATCGTCTTCGTCAACttctcaaatttcattggtggcttcctcccttttttatacaaattattcaaaatatagctaacttcttaattattttcacccatttttgaacagctacaacttttttcaacttcaccgaatttaatctttttatatggtatgacacaacgtgattggtagcactgtaCTATATATCTACGACGAAAATACTtcttcgactaaccaatattaataacattttgatttgtacactggaaagtgaatgaatcaaataaaatttaaaatggtggTTATAGTCTGATCTCACACTATATATGGGATTTTGAATAGAAAGTCTCTCATTAAATTTGACTGAAATCGGTTGAGAGGATCtagagatatgtgattttacatAGACGTTCGAATTTCAACTTTCAACGTCATCCTGAGTATTTACATCTATCTTGATTAGTTTGAGGTGATACGTACGTTTAAGtgaaaaaactaatatactctgcagcaacatgttTCAAACTCTCAATCTACGTACAAAGAACACACAATTGGTTGCTTATTGCTGTTTCCTAATAGTATATTTGCTTGACTTTTAGAATATGAACGTTGACTCGTAATCAAATAAAACTTAATTCCAAAAGTTTTGCTTAGACTGCATTTTTATCTAAAGCACAAATCTTACGTCGATATAGcagtcaaaattaaaatttggaatCTATTCGCAGTAAGGCTATGTCAACATCCCTCGTGAAGGTTGAATTGATATTTGTTTAGGATGAATTATCATTATGATCATTtggattttttaaatgaataataGAAAGTTTAGTTTTCAATCCCTTGTATCTCAACAACGAAATGCTTAATATTTCTAGAAACGACGGCAAAATATCACAGAAACTTTCGGATTTAGGGCCACAATCAAGGGCCATACAATTGCACAAAatggttttgttattttaagGATATTCTTTACATCTCTCTTTCTTACATTTTCCTTTAAAGTTATgggtaattttaaaatatgtattgcGAACCACGGTACTATAGAAAATCAACCAGTATCTCCTTCTTGATATTTACAGTAAATCAGCCAAATAGCCATTCTACTCTACACTAGACGTGAATTACTTCTTTAGTAAAATGAATCGCAAATAATGTGAAATATTTCGAGCGAAAAGATTATTTAGAACGCTACACTTTGAAAAGCAGATGAGGAAGCCTCTTTATTGCGCAATCTGAGCAAGGAGCAGCCTTTGAATATAACCAAGTTTATTTAGGAATCTTACCATTTTCATTAGTAGTAgccataaacaagaaaaaacgttaacttcgactacACCGAaggtaatatacccttcacaggtgcgtttcttttagtaactatgtgtacagtttgtatggaagctatatgctatagtaattcgatctgaacaattttttctgagattacattgttgccttagaaaataatctataccaaatttcgagaataaatcttgtcaaatacaaaagttttccatacaagaatttgattccaatcgttcagtttgtatggcagctatatgttatagtagtccgatatcggcatttcggacaaatgagctgcttattgaagagaaaatgacgtttacaaaatttcaaaacgatatcttaaaaactgagggactagttcgtatatatacagacaaacggacagacagacggacatggctaaatcgtgacaaagttaatataccctgttcagggtataattactACTTTTgcaatataatttgtttattgaacgattttattactatttagtTCAACGGTCtatggtaaaaaaattttttgtttttttgttctcggtataaataaataaaaccgcTAGCTTTCCAACCCGCGAGTAAGCAACATACGGTTGGTCATGTGAAGAAACCAGATATTCCAAATTTATTCCGCAAATTCCCAAGGACTGGCCTTGCCTTGTGCCTTGTGATTTATGATAATGACAAAAGCGAGACGAACCGGATATTGCAGACGTCGAACGGCAAATCAGATGGAATCATTGGAATCCGGGTAATAAATAAGTCTTCACCTTTAAAATTCCCGGTCAAAATCGTTGCTTCAATAACATTTGCCATTAACTTTTTAACAGCTAATCTAGTACTATTACAAAGCAGTGGTTGACTTATATTACGAAGCATAATAATTGTTACTCCATCTTCAATTGAAGATGATGTAGTGTTAATCTCGGCAAAGCAAGCAAATTTAGAAATTCGATAGGATAATTCACCACATCTTTTTCATTCGTCACAGTATCCAAAGATTTATACGAAACCACATCACCTGATATATTAATTTGTATGGCTGTATTTAATTCTTAACATCGTCATTTTTTGCTGCCAAAATTGCTCTTTCGCTCAACTAAGCACGATTTTAAAATTGCAATGCAATGTTCGGAAAAACACTTgcaatcaattcttcttttgATTGAGTGACATGAATTGGTATGAAGTTGTCACGAATGACATTGTTTGCACCAAACGAAGTCACTATGAAACATGAATTACAAGTTTGGATATTCGCCAAAAAAATTTGACTCAAGTGTAACTCCCAAAACCAAAGAGATCAAAGTCTCTGCACTTGGTTTCAATGCCGGTAATTTCACTTTCCAATTAGCACAATATAAACCCGCCGTTTCATTATTGTATTTGAATGCTTTGCAATGTTCACAAACTACAGAAATTAATCTAATATTACCTGATGCGTGCAAGCTATATTCAAATGTATTATTATAATTGTACGCTGCTCAATTCAAATTTCCTAAAACACGTGTCctattttacaaaattcttcTACGCTTAGTACGCTGCCGATCTACTAAATTTCTTTGCAAGTGCTGCACATCATTTTACTGTGTTCTCCTAACTGCTACCTGTGAAGCTGCACGAGAACGTCTCCCAATATTGCCACGTTTTGgtggtgtttttcaaaattacaattCAAAATCTGCAAATCTGCGAATAACAACTTAAAATCCCCTTAaaacattaataattttaatttcaagaaaCAAAAtccaattaattataaaaagagACAAAGTTGCCAAATATGCACTCGTTTGACACGACAATGTTGCGTTAAATTCTTTGTTTTGCTGCCGCCTTATATTACAAGTTcctgtatttaatttaattttgaaaataattaaacaattttaacttttttcttgtaaaatttATTCGATCTATTCTAActgttgttaaaaaaatgtaaacaaagagaAACATGTTTCACCTGGTATTGTATATTTTCCtcgaaatttctgaaaattttcttacCCTTATCGGTGTGTTACAGTTTAGCTAAATGATAAATAACATTCTCTGTCTAAATTTAACGTTTTCTGTTATTATCATGTAATGagttcttctttttaatttacgcttgtaagtcggttaaaaaataacattttccaaattttacaaaccatcctcattggattcccttcaaagtggttcaggcaatttttcatttcatgcaacgtcagctatagcgaacagacaaaaaaatcagcttatttttatataaaagattGTTAAGTTTTCATTTTAAAGAAGACTTTCTTTTAGTTCTCATATAATGATTTgcctaaaatttcaaattttaaacatttatatgtatggtaGAAACATGTGTAATAAGGTAACGTCGTCCTCTTTTGTTAGTTAGCTTACAGCAAATTAATTGCTTCATTCCGCTTAAGTGCCAAACTGGAGGAGAActataaagttttaatttcattattctCATTAGCAGCTTAATGAATATTAGTGTTGATGAGCCTActgaaagaaaaatgtttatatccGTATACATGATCAACTGGAGCGCCTGCCTGGCGCTTCTTTCTATCGCATCCCTCAGCCGTCCGAGGTGTTGACACAAAGTCATTAACGCTAAAGTTAATCGCGCGACTGCCTCCATTAGCTCTTTCTATGTTATATCAAATATCCGATTACATTTTCTGAAGCCACCATTGTAATGTATCTGTAAGTTCAAAAACTAATTAAGCCAAAATGCAACCACGACTTTTAATGTTGTACCCAAAAATGacgcaaatttttaaattaattaacattggGTGAAACGTTGgtaattaatgttattttattaattaaaaggaaatttaatatatgtacatatatataatatctcTGAAACTTAACCTAATATTATTGCATTGCAAACCTATATTAAAACAAGTGAGGAAGGGCTAAGCTTGGTGCAAGcgcacattttatactcttgctactttcaaaaatcaatgccagggaaatactttaaggtgtaaaaccaatcatatagagcaaAGTCAGCCAGGTGGctgaaaattctgatattagttatcTACTTAAGTTACAAAGAGTCACTATAATGTGAAAAATACGctatcttattttcattgggataactcacaaattggccgatatatgtggtacaaagtcacctggaactttgaaaatctttatattaagtatatgggagctaagggaagCGTTCAACccattttgacatacagacatattagAAGACGAAGATTATCCCATAATTAAAGCTCtctatttagttattgatttatcgcgattTTAGTTGTTGCTcctgcgatcctctgtaccaaattacagctttatatcttaatttagtgtttagttattgcactttatatgttttcggtttatGGCGATTTGTTAACCCTCTACCGCATACAACGCCATATATGGTTTTGGGATTTTTTGCATTTGGCTTTGCACTAGCAAAGTGATGTAGCAGAACAAATTTGTAACGGTAGTTTTCTTTGGACAATTCTGTGTTGATATTTCAGATACTGTTTGATTTTGATAGGTTTTGCTTGttgttttcgtttattttgtaAAGGTGTCGCACATGAGTATCGCTAAGTGTATTTCGCGGTGTTTTGGACAAAATTTTTATCATCAAAATTAAGACTTTTCTcggagaaaaatttatttttcgaaggAAAAACATAGTGTTCacacaataaaaatactaaCCGATTGGAAGGTAAGTACTATAGGCACGCTTTTGTGCAAAATCGGACAAAGCCATATATGGCCTTTCATGCAGTAcatactatttttggaaaaactgacGAAGCCATATGTGGCCTTTCATGCAGTACATACTATTTTGCCTTTCAtgcattttagtaaaatttttttagaaatggaTGCAAGATCGTTTTATGGAAATTTAAGATATGTAAATGTAGTCGATAATGGGCTTCAAAGCGACGATGATTATATATCCGAATCAGATGAAGAAGTTGTTGGAGCACAAGTTTCTGGCCAGGAAGATGTATTTATATTGGAGACCGATGAAAGCAGTTCCGAAGACGTATATGATGAGCCTAGTAGCTCAAACGCAAAACGCGCTAAAAAATCGAAACCACCAAACTGGAAAGAAAATAACTTGCCCCCGTATTTAAGTGAAAACTTTCCATTTCAAGGAGACATGGAGCTTCCAAGTTTTATCGATGAATTAGAGACGCCAGCGGAgttctttcaatttttctttgacGAAGATTTGATAAACTTTATAGTTG
The sequence above is drawn from the Bactrocera tryoni isolate S06 chromosome 1, CSIRO_BtryS06_freeze2, whole genome shotgun sequence genome and encodes:
- the LOC120767472 gene encoding uncharacterized protein LOC120767472, with the protein product MDARSFYGNLRYVNVVDNGLQSDDDYISESDEEVVGAQVSGQEDVFILETDESSSEDVYDEPSSSNAKRAKKSKPPNWKENNLPPYLSENFPFQGDMELPSFIDELETPAEFFQFFFDEDLINFIVEQSNILALQKDINKPANITKSEIEQFYR